A genomic region of Echeneis naucrates chromosome 24, fEcheNa1.1, whole genome shotgun sequence contains the following coding sequences:
- the LOC115037829 gene encoding clathrin coat assembly protein AP180 isoform X8 has protein sequence MSGQTLTDRIAAAQYQLTGSDMARAVCKATTHEVMAPKKKHLEYLVSATNTTNVNIPQMADTLFERATNASWVVVFKALVTTHHMCVHGNERFIQYLASRTSLFNLSNFIDKTGSHGYDMSTFIRRYGRYLNEKAFAYRQMAFDFTRVKKGAEGVMRTMTTEKLLKGMPVLQTQIDTLLEFDVHPKELNNGIINAAFMLLFKDLVKLFASYNDGIINLLEKYFKMKKSDCKEALEIYKRFLTRVTKIGEFMKLAETVGVDKNDIPDINYAPSSILESLETHMNGLEDTKGGKKGEGSPTKGSPTNNVSPTSTPAKSSNAVPTLQPPPGETAAAAAPAAPEPAEDSLLDLDPLSSSGPSAPSAAPTSWGDLLGSDPFAPSDGNANASPSGADLFGLMTVENNNPGSPLDTCFSAVLPQLSPSPSPSPLFTSTSSSTITTIATISAPVAPSSTNPSTDLFSDLFDSLPDTSFTKADPAPGVDLFTAADVFSSPAPNLSSTTPSKTDTGAFMNLFGV, from the exons acctGGTGTCAGCCACTAATACCACCAACGTGAACATCCCCCAGATGGCTGACACACTGTTTGAGCGAGCCACCAATGCCAGCTGGGTGGTTGTCTTCAAGGCCCTCGTCACCACTCACCACATGTGTGTCCATGGCAATGAG AGGTTCATTCAGTATTTGGCTTCCAGGACCTCCCTGTTCAACCTCAGCAACTTCATCGACAAAACCGGCTCTCACG GCTATGACATGTCTACATTCATCAGACGGTATGGACGATACCTGAATGAGAAAGCTTTCGCCTACCGCCAGATGGCTTTTGACTTCACCAGAGTCAAGAAGGG TGCTGAGGGCGTGATGAGGACCATGACCACTGAGAAGCTGTTGAAAGGCATGCCTGTTTTGCAGACTCAGATAGACACACTCCTGGAGTTTGAT GTTCATCCCAAGGAGCTGAACAATGGGATCATCAATGCTGCATTTATGCTTCTCTTCAAGGACTTGGTGAAACTTTTTGCATCGTATAATGATGGGATCATCAACCTATTAG AGAAATACTTCAAGATGAAGAAAAGCGACTGTAAGGAGGCCCTGGAGATCTACAAGCGGTTCCTGACCAGGGTGACGAAGATTGGAGAATTCATGAAGTTGGCTGAA ACAGTCGGAGTTGACAAAAATGACATTCCTGACATCAACTAT gctcCCAGCAGTATCCTGGAGTCACTGGAAACACACATGAATGGTCTTGAGGATACAAAGGGTGGAAAGAAGGG TGAAGG gtctcCAACAAAG GGCTCTCCAACAAACAATGTGTCTCCAACTTCAACTCCAGCCAAATCTTCAAATGCTGTTCCCACACTGCAGCCTCCTCCTGGGGAgaccgctgctgctgctgctccggcTGCTCCTGAGCCAGCTGAAGA TTCCTTGTTGGACCTGGATCCTCTATCCTCCTCAGGTCCCTCTGCACCATCAGCTGCCCCCACATCATGGGGTG ACCTTCTTGGATCAG ACCCCTTTGCTCCCTCAGATGGTAACGCCAACGCATCGCCTTCAGGTGCAGACCTTTTTGGCCTGATGACGGTGGAGAATAATAACCCGGGCAGTCCGCTGGACACCTGTTTTAGCGCTGTGCTGCCCCagctctccccctccccttccccttcACCGctcttcacctccacctcctccagcaccatcaccaccatTGCAACCATTTCAGCTCCCGTAGCCCCCAGCAGCACCAACCCATCGACCGACCTTTTCAGCG ATCTCTTTGATTCCTTGCCAGACACAAGCTTCACCAAAGCAGACCCCGCTCCCGGTGTTGACTTGTTTACAGCAG CAGATGTTTTCAGCTCCCCTGCCCCCAACCTCTCCTCCACAACCCCATCCAAAACTGACACAGGAGCCTTCATGAACCTGTTTGGTG TGTGA
- the LOC115037829 gene encoding clathrin coat assembly protein AP180 isoform X9 gives MSGQTLTDRIAAAQYQLTGSDMARAVCKATTHEVMAPKKKHLEYLVSATNTTNVNIPQMADTLFERATNASWVVVFKALVTTHHMCVHGNERFIQYLASRTSLFNLSNFIDKTGSHGYDMSTFIRRYGRYLNEKAFAYRQMAFDFTRVKKGAEGVMRTMTTEKLLKGMPVLQTQIDTLLEFDVHPKELNNGIINAAFMLLFKDLVKLFASYNDGIINLLEKYFKMKKSDCKEALEIYKRFLTRVTKIGEFMKLAETVGVDKNDIPDINYAPSSILESLETHMNGLEDTKGGKKGEGSPTKGSPTNNVSPTSTPAKSSNAVPTLQPPPGETAAAAAPAAPEPAEDSLLDLDPLSSSGPSAPSAAPTSWGDLLGSDPFAPSDGNANASPSGADLFGLMTVENNNPGSPLDTCFSAVLPQLSPSPSPSPLFTSTSSSTITTIATISAPVAPSSTNPSTDLFSDLFDSLPDTSFTKADPAPGVDLFTADVFSSPAPNLSSTTPSKTDTGAFMNLFGV, from the exons acctGGTGTCAGCCACTAATACCACCAACGTGAACATCCCCCAGATGGCTGACACACTGTTTGAGCGAGCCACCAATGCCAGCTGGGTGGTTGTCTTCAAGGCCCTCGTCACCACTCACCACATGTGTGTCCATGGCAATGAG AGGTTCATTCAGTATTTGGCTTCCAGGACCTCCCTGTTCAACCTCAGCAACTTCATCGACAAAACCGGCTCTCACG GCTATGACATGTCTACATTCATCAGACGGTATGGACGATACCTGAATGAGAAAGCTTTCGCCTACCGCCAGATGGCTTTTGACTTCACCAGAGTCAAGAAGGG TGCTGAGGGCGTGATGAGGACCATGACCACTGAGAAGCTGTTGAAAGGCATGCCTGTTTTGCAGACTCAGATAGACACACTCCTGGAGTTTGAT GTTCATCCCAAGGAGCTGAACAATGGGATCATCAATGCTGCATTTATGCTTCTCTTCAAGGACTTGGTGAAACTTTTTGCATCGTATAATGATGGGATCATCAACCTATTAG AGAAATACTTCAAGATGAAGAAAAGCGACTGTAAGGAGGCCCTGGAGATCTACAAGCGGTTCCTGACCAGGGTGACGAAGATTGGAGAATTCATGAAGTTGGCTGAA ACAGTCGGAGTTGACAAAAATGACATTCCTGACATCAACTAT gctcCCAGCAGTATCCTGGAGTCACTGGAAACACACATGAATGGTCTTGAGGATACAAAGGGTGGAAAGAAGGG TGAAGG gtctcCAACAAAG GGCTCTCCAACAAACAATGTGTCTCCAACTTCAACTCCAGCCAAATCTTCAAATGCTGTTCCCACACTGCAGCCTCCTCCTGGGGAgaccgctgctgctgctgctccggcTGCTCCTGAGCCAGCTGAAGA TTCCTTGTTGGACCTGGATCCTCTATCCTCCTCAGGTCCCTCTGCACCATCAGCTGCCCCCACATCATGGGGTG ACCTTCTTGGATCAG ACCCCTTTGCTCCCTCAGATGGTAACGCCAACGCATCGCCTTCAGGTGCAGACCTTTTTGGCCTGATGACGGTGGAGAATAATAACCCGGGCAGTCCGCTGGACACCTGTTTTAGCGCTGTGCTGCCCCagctctccccctccccttccccttcACCGctcttcacctccacctcctccagcaccatcaccaccatTGCAACCATTTCAGCTCCCGTAGCCCCCAGCAGCACCAACCCATCGACCGACCTTTTCAGCG ATCTCTTTGATTCCTTGCCAGACACAAGCTTCACCAAAGCAGACCCCGCTCCCGGTGTTGACTTGTTTACAGCAG ATGTTTTCAGCTCCCCTGCCCCCAACCTCTCCTCCACAACCCCATCCAAAACTGACACAGGAGCCTTCATGAACCTGTTTGGTG TGTGA
- the LOC115037829 gene encoding clathrin coat assembly protein AP180 isoform X6, which produces MSGQTLTDRIAAAQYQLTGSDMARAVCKATTHEVMAPKKKHLEYLVSATNTTNVNIPQMADTLFERATNASWVVVFKALVTTHHMCVHGNERFIQYLASRTSLFNLSNFIDKTGSHGYDMSTFIRRYGRYLNEKAFAYRQMAFDFTRVKKGAEGVMRTMTTEKLLKGMPVLQTQIDTLLEFDVHPKELNNGIINAAFMLLFKDLVKLFASYNDGIINLLEKYFKMKKSDCKEALEIYKRFLTRVTKIGEFMKLAETVGVDKNDIPDINYAPSSILESLETHMNGLEDTKGGKKGEGSPTKGSPTNNVSPTSTPAKSSNAVPTLQPPPGETAAAAAPAAPEPAEDSLLDLDPLSSSGPSAPSAAPTSWGDLLGSDPFAPSDGNANASPSGADLFGLMTVENNNPGSPLDTCFSAVLPQLSPSPSPSPLFTSTSSSTITTIATISAPVAPSSTNPSTDLFSDLFDSLPDTSFTKADPAPGVDLFTAESTGDASAAAAAAAAPAPGAELMSVFDGLGDVMKPTVTPQAGDVDTSMANMASNLTMGTAAAPQAGAPGVGAPMMPMVRPLATGATPGAPMSPGVAQSPRKPPPPRNALDDLNIKDFM; this is translated from the exons acctGGTGTCAGCCACTAATACCACCAACGTGAACATCCCCCAGATGGCTGACACACTGTTTGAGCGAGCCACCAATGCCAGCTGGGTGGTTGTCTTCAAGGCCCTCGTCACCACTCACCACATGTGTGTCCATGGCAATGAG AGGTTCATTCAGTATTTGGCTTCCAGGACCTCCCTGTTCAACCTCAGCAACTTCATCGACAAAACCGGCTCTCACG GCTATGACATGTCTACATTCATCAGACGGTATGGACGATACCTGAATGAGAAAGCTTTCGCCTACCGCCAGATGGCTTTTGACTTCACCAGAGTCAAGAAGGG TGCTGAGGGCGTGATGAGGACCATGACCACTGAGAAGCTGTTGAAAGGCATGCCTGTTTTGCAGACTCAGATAGACACACTCCTGGAGTTTGAT GTTCATCCCAAGGAGCTGAACAATGGGATCATCAATGCTGCATTTATGCTTCTCTTCAAGGACTTGGTGAAACTTTTTGCATCGTATAATGATGGGATCATCAACCTATTAG AGAAATACTTCAAGATGAAGAAAAGCGACTGTAAGGAGGCCCTGGAGATCTACAAGCGGTTCCTGACCAGGGTGACGAAGATTGGAGAATTCATGAAGTTGGCTGAA ACAGTCGGAGTTGACAAAAATGACATTCCTGACATCAACTAT gctcCCAGCAGTATCCTGGAGTCACTGGAAACACACATGAATGGTCTTGAGGATACAAAGGGTGGAAAGAAGGG TGAAGG gtctcCAACAAAG GGCTCTCCAACAAACAATGTGTCTCCAACTTCAACTCCAGCCAAATCTTCAAATGCTGTTCCCACACTGCAGCCTCCTCCTGGGGAgaccgctgctgctgctgctccggcTGCTCCTGAGCCAGCTGAAGA TTCCTTGTTGGACCTGGATCCTCTATCCTCCTCAGGTCCCTCTGCACCATCAGCTGCCCCCACATCATGGGGTG ACCTTCTTGGATCAG ACCCCTTTGCTCCCTCAGATGGTAACGCCAACGCATCGCCTTCAGGTGCAGACCTTTTTGGCCTGATGACGGTGGAGAATAATAACCCGGGCAGTCCGCTGGACACCTGTTTTAGCGCTGTGCTGCCCCagctctccccctccccttccccttcACCGctcttcacctccacctcctccagcaccatcaccaccatTGCAACCATTTCAGCTCCCGTAGCCCCCAGCAGCACCAACCCATCGACCGACCTTTTCAGCG ATCTCTTTGATTCCTTGCCAGACACAAGCTTCACCAAAGCAGACCCCGCTCCCGGTGTTGACTTGTTTACAGCAG AGTCCACAGGAGAtgcctcagctgctgcagctgcggCTGCAGCTCCTGCCCCCGGTGCTGAGCTCATGTCAG TATTTGATGGACTAGGAGATGTAATGAAGCCCACTGTGACCCCTCAGGCGGGTGATGTTGACACCTCTATGGCTAACATGGCAAGTA aTCTCACAATGGGAACCGCAGCGGCTCCTCAG GCCGGAGCACCAGGAGTTGGAGCTCCCATGATGCCCATGGTGAGGCCACTTGCAACTGGAGCCACCCCCGGAGCGCCG ATGTCTCCTGGAGTGGCCCAGAGCCCCAGAAAgcctccacctcccaggaacgCTCTGGATGACCTCAATATTAAGGACTTCATGTAG